In a genomic window of Ipomoea triloba cultivar NCNSP0323 chromosome 3, ASM357664v1:
- the LOC116012434 gene encoding classical arabinogalactan protein 10-like: MSFKLFLLLALFTTSCLAQSPAPAPKVSPAAAPTPPPTKAPPTPSPAPSTTSPSPAPATAAPTPSVAPTPDASSPAPSISSPPAPVPSGATPPADQPSADTPPPPNAASRVAMGGAALAGVVLVAALM, from the coding sequence ATGAGTTTCAAGCTTTTTCTACTCTTAGCTCTCTTCACTACTTCCTGCCTAGCACAATCCCCGGCGCCGGCGCCTAAAGTCTCTCCGGCCGCCGCGCCCACTCCGCCACCCACGAAGGCGCCGCCTACTCCCTCGCCGGCTCCTTCCACTACTTCTCCTTCACCAGCACCGGCCACCGCCGCACCGACCCCCTCAGTGGCCCCCACCCCTGACGCCTCATCTCCGGCGCCGTCCATCTCCTCGCCGCCGGCGCCAGTCCCCAGCGGCGCCACGCCTCCTGCTGATCAGCCCTCCGCCGATACTCCGCCGCCGCCGAATGCTGCTTCCAGAGTCGCCATGGGAGGCGCCGCACTCGCTGGCGTTGTCCTCGTTGCTGCCTTGATGTAG
- the LOC116012227 gene encoding esterase AGAP003155-like — protein MENSQIHKKLRVVCLHGFRTSAEILKKLVLRWPESVLDRLDLHFLDAPFPAQGKSIVEGIFDPPYFEWFQADKEFKEYYKFEECLEYIEDYMVKNGPFDGVLGFSQGAVLAAAMPGMQGEGEALSKAAKIKFVIIISGAKFGGPKFGVPKLAANAFSHPLDCPSLHFLGETDFQKEEGKILTECFVDPHLIHHPKGHTVPRLDDESVGTMLGFIDKIQKMAVQEEGN, from the exons ATGGAAAACAGCCAAATCCACAAGAAACTCAGAGTTGTTTGCCTCCACGGCTTCCGAACCAGCGCCGAAATCCTCAAGAAATTGGTTCTCCGGTGGCCGGAATCCGTCCTGGACCGCCTAGATCTCCACTTTCTCGACGCACCTTTCCCCGCTCAGGGCAAGTCAATCGTCGAAGGCATCTTTGACCCTCCCTACTTCGAATGGTTCCAAGCTGATAAG GAATTTAAAgaatattacaaatttgaagAGTGCCTGGAATACATTGAGGATTATATGGTCAAAAATGGGCCCTTTGATGGAGTTCTTGGTTTTTCCCAG ggaGCAGTTTTAGCAGCAGCAATGCCAGGGATGCAGGGGGAAGGTGAAGCATTGAGCAAAGCAGCAAAAATAAAGTTTGTGATAATAATATCTGGGGCTAAATTTGGAGGCCCCAAATTTGGTGTTCCAAAACTAGCTGCCAATGCATTCTCACATCCACTTGATTGCCCTTCCTTGCACTTCTTGG GTGAGACAGATTTCCAGaaagaagaagggaaaattcTGACCGAGTGCTTTGTGGATCCACATCTTATTCATCACCCCAAAGGACACACAGTACCAAGATTAG ACGATGAAAGTGTCGGAACAATGCTTGGGTTCATCGACAAAATTCAGAAAATGGCAGTGCAGGAGGAAGGAAATTAG